Sequence from the Ornithinimicrobium humiphilum genome:
TCGGGTCCTCGGTGTAGCGCAGGATGCCCTTGAGCGGGCCCTCGGCCGCCTTCTTCACCGCGGCGTTGACCTCCTCGACCGTGGTCTCACGGCCGGACTCGAAGGTGAGGTCGGTGGCCGAGCCGGTGGGCACCGGGACGCGCAGCGCGTAGCCGTCGAAGCGGCCCTTGAGCTCGGGCAGCACGAGCGCGACGGCCTGGGCGGCGCCGGTCTTGGTCGGCACGATGTTGAGGGCGGCGGCGCGGGCGCGGCGCAGGTCCTTGTGGGGGCCGTCCTGGAGGTTCTGGTCGGCGGTGTAGGCGTGGATGGTCGTCATGAGACCGCGGACGATCTCGAACTCCTCGTGGAGCACCTTGGCCATCGGCGCCAGGCAGTTGGTGGTGCAGGAGGCGTTGGAGATGATGGTGTGCGCCTCGGGGTCGTAGTCGCCGTCGTTGACGCCCAGCACCAGGGTGATGTCCTCGTTCTTCGCGGGTGCGGAGATGATGACCTTCTTGGCGCCACCGTCGAGGTGCGCCTTCGCCTTGGTCGCGTCGGTGAAGATGCCGGTGGACTCGACGACGACGTCCGCGCCGACCTCGCCCCACGGCAGCGCCGCCGGGTCCTTCTCCGCGAAGGCCTTGACCGCCTTGCCGTTGACGATGATCTCGTCCTCGGTGGCCGTCACCTCACCCTCGAGGCGGCCCAGGATCGAGTCGTACTTGAGCAGGTGGGCCAGCGTCTCGTTGTCGGTGAGGTCGTTCACCGCGACGATCTCGATGTCGGCCCCGGACGCCAGCACGGCCCGCATGAAGTTGCGGCCGATACGCCCGAATCCGTTGATACCTACGCGAACGGTCATGGAAGAACCTTCCCTCGTGAGGTGGCGGACGCGCGGTCTGCGCGTCACAGTGGCGACGACGTCGTCTATGAGGCCAACCTATCGGCCCTGGCGACTCCCCTCCAAGGCAGGGTGCCCGGCCAGGAGAGCTCGTCAGTCCTCGAACATGTCGGCCGTGAGGTTGGCCTCCGTGCCCTCGATGCCGAGCTCCTCGGCCCGCTTGTCGGCCATCGCCAGGAGGCGGCGGATCCGGCCCGCGACGGCGTCCTTGGTCATCGGCGGGTCGGCCAGCTGGCCGAGCTCCTCGAGCGAGGCCTGCTTGTGCTGCAGGCGCAGCTCGCCGGCCACCCGCAGGTGGTCGGGCACCTCCTCGCCCAGGATCTCCAGGGCCCGCTCCACGCGGGCCCCGGCGGCGACGGCCGCCCGCGCCGAGCGCCGCAGGTTGGCGTCGTCGAAGTTGGCCAGCCGGTTGGCGGTCGCGCGGACCTCCCGGCGCATCCGCCGCTCCTCCCAGGCGAGGACGGCGTCGTGGGCGCCCAGCCGCGTCAGCATGGCGCCGATGGCGTCGCCGTCGCGGATCACGACCCGGTCGACGCCCCGCACCTCGCGGGCCTTGGCCGAGATCCCCAGCCGGCGCGCGGCGCCGACCAGCGCCAGGGCGGCCTCCGGCCCGGGGCAGGTGATCTCCAGCGAGGAGGAGCGCCCCGGCTCGGTGATCGAGCCGTGCGCGAGGAAGGCCCCGCGCCAGGCGGCCTCGGCGTCGCAGACGGCCGCGCCGACGACCCGCGGGGGCAGGCCCCGGACCGGACGCCCGCGGTGGTCGATGAGGCCGGTCTGGCGCGCCAGCGACTCCCCGTCGGAGGTGGCGCGCACGACATACCTCGTCTGCTTGCGCAGCCCGCCGGGGCTCATGACGATGAGCTCGCTGCTGCTGCCGTAGACCTCGGCCATGAAGGCCCTCAGCCGGCGCGCGCTCTGGGCGGTGTCGAGCTCTGCCTCGATCACGATGCGCCCGCCGACGATGTGCAGCCCGCCGGCGAAGCGGAGCATGGTGGAGACCTCCGCCTTGCGGCAGCACGTCTTGGTCACCGGGAGCCTGCTCAGCTCGTCCTTGACCTTCGCGGTCATCGCCACAGCCGTCAACCTCCTGGTGCGCTCGGGCGGGGTGGTGGGCGGCGACCCGAGCCGGTCCCGCCCCGCGTCCGGCAGGCTACCTTGTCGCGGGCTCACCCCAGGCCTCCGTCCGGGCGGCCCGCCTCCCCCGTGGCCCGCTGGCTCACCCCACCGACCCCGAGATGATGTCGCGGTAGGCGGCCGCCAGCCGCAGGGTGTCGTGCAGGCCGGGTTCGCGGGCGCTGGCGACCGCGCTGACGACGAGCTCGGCCCCGACCAGGTCGGCGGCGGCCTCCAGGGCCTCCCTCTCGGCCTGGGTGCGGACCACCTGCGGGTCGGCGATGACGTGGTCGAAGCCCAGACCTGGCGCGTGGTCGACGAGGGCCGAGACGTGCTCGGCCACGGTGTAGCCGCTGGCCTCGTCGTCGTTGAGGCTGACGTTGAGGGTGAGGACCCGGGTCGCCGGGGTGTCCAGGAGGGCCTGGCGCAGCTCGGGCACGAGGAGGTGCGGCATGACCGAGGTGAACCACGACCCCGGACCGAGCACCACGACGTCGGCCAGCTTGATGGCCTCCAGGGCCTCGGGGCAGGCCGGGGGCGAGTCGGGGTGCAGGCGAACCCGTTCCACCTTGCCGGGGTGCTTGGCGACGCGGGACTGGCCCCGGACGGTGATCTCGGCCGGCTCCCCCATGTCGTCGGGCACGACGATGGTGGCCTCGATGTCGAGCGGCACCAGCGACATCGGCAGGACGCGACCGCGGGTGTTGAGGAGACGGCCGACGAGGTCCAGCCCGCGCACGTGCTGGTCGGGCAGCAGGTCCCAGAGCGCGGTGATGAGCAGGTTGCCGAGGGCGTGCCCGCCGAGGTCGCCGTTGCCCCGGAACCGGTGCTGCAGCACGGCGGACCACTGGTGGCCCCACTTGGTGTCCTCGCACAGGGCGGCCAGCGCCATCCGCAGGTCGCCGGGCGGGAGGATGTCGAACTCCTGGCGCAGCCGGCCGCTGGACCCGCCGTCGTCGGCGACCGTGACGATCGCGGTGATCGACTCCGTCATGTGGCGCAGCGCCTGGAGGGAGGCGGAGAGCCCGTGCCCTCCCCCCAGCGCGACGACACGGGACCCGGTCACTCGCGTCCCAGGTCTCGGTGGAAGGTGGTCAGCTGCACCCCGCTGTCCTCCAGGTCGCCGAGCCGCAGCGCGAGGTCCTCGGCGATGGCGACGGAGCGGTGCTTGCCACCGGTGCAGCCGACGGCGACCGTGACGAAGCGGCGGCCCTCGGCGAGGTAGCCGGCGACGGCGGCGCGCAGCATCCGCTCGGTGTGGTCCAGGAAGCTGCCGGCCAGCTCCTGGCCCAGCACGAAGTCGCGCACCGCGGCGTCCTTGCCGGTGTAGGGGCGCAGCGCGGGGTCCCAGTAGGGGTTGGGCAGGAAGCGCAGGTCGAGCACGATGTCGGCGTCGAGCGGGATGCCGTACTTGAAGCCGAAGGACATGACGGCCAGCCGCAGCCGCACGCGCACGCCCGTCTCGATGAGCGAGTCGACCTTCGCGCTGAGCTGGTGGACGTTGTAGTTGGTCGTGTCGACGACCACGTCGGCGTTGGAGCGCAGGTCGGCCAGCATGCGGCGCTCGCGCCGGATGCCGTCGAGGAGCAGCCCCTCCCCCTGCAGCGGGTGCGGGCGCCGCACGGCGTCGAAGCGCCGGACGAGGGCCTCGTCGGAGGCGTCGACGAAGACGACCCGGGGGCGCCAGCCGCGCTCGTTGAGGGCCTGCAGGGCGCCCGAGAGCTCGGTGGTGAAGTCGCGGCTGCGGACGTCGACCACCGCGGCCACCCGCTGCCGCTGGGGGTCGTCGGCGGTGAGCTCCATGAGCTCGACGATCATCGACGGCGGGAGGTTGTCGACGACGTACCAGCCGCGGTCCTCCAGCACGTCGCCCGCGGTCGTGCGCCCCGCGCCGGACATGCCGGTGAGGATGACGACGTCGTGACGGCGGGTGCCGTCACCCGTCGTGTCGGGCGCGGTGTCGGCGGTGCTGTCCAGCGGAGTCACGGTCCACCTGTCGTCTCGGGGGCTGGCGGGTCGGGCCCGACCTGGGGCGCCCGGCTCCGGGGCGCCTCAGTCCAGGACCTCGCCTGTGCTCAGGTTAACCGCCGGGCCGGGGTCGGCGCCCTGCAGCCTCGCGACGACCGCCGCGGCGACGGCCGGGCCGATGCCGGGCACCTCCTGCAGCTCCTCCACGCGGGCGCGGCGCAGCGCCTTGACCGACCCGAACCGCGCCAGCAGCGCCTGCTGGCGCGCCTTGCCCAGCCCGGGTATGCCGTCGAGCTGGCTCGTGGTCATCGAGCGGGAGCGGCGCTGCCGGTGGAAGGTGTTGGCGAAGCGGTGCGCCTCGTCGCGGACGCGCTGGAGCAGGTAGAGGCTCTCGCTGGTCCGGGGCAGCACGACGGGGTAGTCCTGCCCGGGGATCCAGACCTCCTCCAGCCGCTTGGCCAGGCCGACCACGGCCACGTCGTCGACGCCCACGGCCCGCAGCGCGGCCTGCGCGGCGTTGACCTGGGGCAGGCCGCCGTCGACGACGACCAGGTTGGGCGGGTAGCGGAACTTGGACGACTTCTCGTCGGCGCCGTCCTTGCCGGGTTTCCCCGGGTTCTTCTCGTCGTCGACGACCGGCGCGTTCTTGCCCTGGGACAGGTAGCGGAACCTGCGCGTCAGCACCTCGTGCATCGCCGCGGTGTCGTCGCCGGTGCCCTCGCGCACGATGAAGCGGCGGTACTCGGACTTGCGGGGCAGGCCGTCCTCGAAGACGACCATGGAGCCCACGACGTCGGTGCCCTGGACGTGGCTGATGTCGAAGGACTCGACGCGCAGCGGCGCCTCGTCGAGGTCGAGCAGCTCCTGGAGGTCCTGCAGCGCCTGCGAGCGGAGCGTCAGGTCGCCGGAACGGGCCACCTTGTGGCGAGCCAGCGACTGCTCCGCGTTGCGGGCGACCGTCTGCATGAGCGTGCGCTTGTCGCCGCGCTGCGGCACGCGGATCCGGACCCGCGCGCCCCGCAGCCCGCTGAGCCACTCCTCCAGCTCGGCGTGGTCGGTCGGGAGCACCGGGACGAGCACCTCGCGCGGCACGTCGTCGCCGCGCTCGCCGCCGTAGACCTGCTGGAGCAGGTGCTCGACGATCGAGGCGAGGTCCTCGGCCCCCTTCTCCGAGACCCAGCCGCGCTGGCCGCGCACCCGTCCGCCGCGGACGATGAAGACCTGGACGGCCACCTCGAGCTCGTCGTCGGCCAGGGCGTAGACGTCGGCGTCGGTGGCGTCGGGGAGCACGACGGCGGAGCGCTCCAGCGCCCGCCGGAGCGCGCCGACGTCGTCGCGCAGCCGGGCGGCGGTCTCGAAGTCGAGCTCGGCCGAGGCGGCCCTCATCCGGTCCTCGATGCGGCGCACGAAGCGCTCGCCGTCGCCCGCCATGAAGTCGCAGAAGTCCTCGGCGATCGCGCGGTGCTCCTCCGCCGAGACCCGTCCCACGCAGGGGGCGGAGCACTTGTCGATGTAGCCGAGCAGGCACGGCCGGCCGGTCTGCTCCGCGCGCCGGAAGACCCCCGCGGAGCAGGTGCGCACCGGGAACACCCGCAGCAGGGTGTCGAGGGTCTCGCGGATGGCCCAGGCGTGCGCGTAGGGACCGAAGTAGCGGGTGCCGGGCCGCTTGCGGCCCCGCATCACCTGGGCCC
This genomic interval carries:
- the gap gene encoding type I glyceraldehyde-3-phosphate dehydrogenase, coding for MTVRVGINGFGRIGRNFMRAVLASGADIEIVAVNDLTDNETLAHLLKYDSILGRLEGEVTATEDEIIVNGKAVKAFAEKDPAALPWGEVGADVVVESTGIFTDATKAKAHLDGGAKKVIISAPAKNEDITLVLGVNDGDYDPEAHTIISNASCTTNCLAPMAKVLHEEFEIVRGLMTTIHAYTADQNLQDGPHKDLRRARAAALNIVPTKTGAAQAVALVLPELKGRFDGYALRVPVPTGSATDLTFESGRETTVEEVNAAVKKAAEGPLKGILRYTEDPIVSKDIETDPASCIFDAGLTKVIGNQVKVVGWYDNEWGYSNRLVDLVALVGSKL
- the rapZ gene encoding RNase adapter RapZ gives rise to the protein MDSTADTAPDTTGDGTRRHDVVILTGMSGAGRTTAGDVLEDRGWYVVDNLPPSMIVELMELTADDPQRQRVAAVVDVRSRDFTTELSGALQALNERGWRPRVVFVDASDEALVRRFDAVRRPHPLQGEGLLLDGIRRERRMLADLRSNADVVVDTTNYNVHQLSAKVDSLIETGVRVRLRLAVMSFGFKYGIPLDADIVLDLRFLPNPYWDPALRPYTGKDAAVRDFVLGQELAGSFLDHTERMLRAAVAGYLAEGRRFVTVAVGCTGGKHRSVAIAEDLALRLGDLEDSGVQLTTFHRDLGRE
- a CDS encoding gluconeogenesis factor YvcK family protein; translation: MTGSRVVALGGGHGLSASLQALRHMTESITAIVTVADDGGSSGRLRQEFDILPPGDLRMALAALCEDTKWGHQWSAVLQHRFRGNGDLGGHALGNLLITALWDLLPDQHVRGLDLVGRLLNTRGRVLPMSLVPLDIEATIVVPDDMGEPAEITVRGQSRVAKHPGKVERVRLHPDSPPACPEALEAIKLADVVVLGPGSWFTSVMPHLLVPELRQALLDTPATRVLTLNVSLNDDEASGYTVAEHVSALVDHAPGLGFDHVIADPQVVRTQAEREALEAAADLVGAELVVSAVASAREPGLHDTLRLAAAYRDIISGSVG
- the uvrC gene encoding excinuclease ABC subunit UvrC; the protein is MADPRSYRPRPGEIPTEPGVYRFRDQHGRVIYVGKARSLRSRLSSYFQDISALHPRTRQMVTTGASVEWTVVRNEVEALQLEYSWIKEFDPRFNVKYRDDKSYPYLAVTMGEEYPRAQVMRGRKRPGTRYFGPYAHAWAIRETLDTLLRVFPVRTCSAGVFRRAEQTGRPCLLGYIDKCSAPCVGRVSAEEHRAIAEDFCDFMAGDGERFVRRIEDRMRAASAELDFETAARLRDDVGALRRALERSAVVLPDATDADVYALADDELEVAVQVFIVRGGRVRGQRGWVSEKGAEDLASIVEHLLQQVYGGERGDDVPREVLVPVLPTDHAELEEWLSGLRGARVRIRVPQRGDKRTLMQTVARNAEQSLARHKVARSGDLTLRSQALQDLQELLDLDEAPLRVESFDISHVQGTDVVGSMVVFEDGLPRKSEYRRFIVREGTGDDTAAMHEVLTRRFRYLSQGKNAPVVDDEKNPGKPGKDGADEKSSKFRYPPNLVVVDGGLPQVNAAQAALRAVGVDDVAVVGLAKRLEEVWIPGQDYPVVLPRTSESLYLLQRVRDEAHRFANTFHRQRRSRSMTTSQLDGIPGLGKARQQALLARFGSVKALRRARVEELQEVPGIGPAVAAAVVARLQGADPGPAVNLSTGEVLD
- the whiA gene encoding DNA-binding protein WhiA, which produces MAMTAKVKDELSRLPVTKTCCRKAEVSTMLRFAGGLHIVGGRIVIEAELDTAQSARRLRAFMAEVYGSSSELIVMSPGGLRKQTRYVVRATSDGESLARQTGLIDHRGRPVRGLPPRVVGAAVCDAEAAWRGAFLAHGSITEPGRSSSLEITCPGPEAALALVGAARRLGISAKAREVRGVDRVVIRDGDAIGAMLTRLGAHDAVLAWEERRMRREVRATANRLANFDDANLRRSARAAVAAGARVERALEILGEEVPDHLRVAGELRLQHKQASLEELGQLADPPMTKDAVAGRIRRLLAMADKRAEELGIEGTEANLTADMFED